The following proteins come from a genomic window of Brevibacillus antibioticus:
- a CDS encoding MarR family winged helix-turn-helix transcriptional regulator, translating to MTTHSSGRKQEDAIPSLVQSQRQIDRYGLDVDAQAVLVAARLMEAGAKLGHAAEIHFARFGLSTGRYRLLADLEDNGGEVLPSQLAEHLGVTRATVTGLIDILERDGLVSRRASAKDGRQKSVILTERGASKLREMAPDHFARLEAMVGLLNPQERSVFLNLLGRVTQGISALTDE from the coding sequence ATGACAACCCATTCAAGCGGAAGAAAACAAGAAGATGCGATCCCATCGCTCGTTCAATCGCAGCGCCAGATTGATCGGTACGGACTCGATGTTGATGCACAAGCTGTACTCGTCGCCGCTAGGCTGATGGAGGCAGGAGCCAAGCTTGGGCATGCGGCCGAAATACATTTTGCCAGATTCGGTTTATCAACGGGACGGTATCGCTTATTGGCAGACCTGGAAGATAACGGTGGGGAAGTGCTGCCGTCACAATTGGCAGAGCATCTGGGGGTAACACGCGCTACTGTTACTGGTCTGATCGACATCCTGGAGCGCGATGGCCTAGTCTCGCGACGAGCGAGTGCAAAAGATGGCAGGCAAAAATCGGTTATTTTAACGGAGCGCGGGGCTAGCAAGCTACGGGAAATGGCGCCTGATCACTTTGCGAGATTGGAAGCGATGGTCGGATTGCTCAATCCCCAGGAGCGCAGTGTGTTTCTCAATCTATTGGGGCGCGTGACACAAGGCATCTCGGCACTGACAGATGAATAG